The proteins below are encoded in one region of Pseudomonas ekonensis:
- a CDS encoding FecR domain-containing protein, whose protein sequence is MNPPTDFSAQVAEQAVHWLLEMQQGPLDPRRQQAWQHWLEAHSEHRRAWEHIQRVNARLRGLSSPLAHAALNAPRSAGRRQALKLLLLLGAGSALTWGVREHNPLPSLLADYRTPVGARRRFALPSGGQLQLNTASAADVRADGPQPRIRLLEGEILLTAARAIEVQTAHGLLTARGARLNVRQFADRTQVALFEGQVELAAGEGAPVPLPVARQLSFSHTSVGAAQPLDANSGAWADGMLVAAHMRLGDFLDELGRYRRGQLHCDSKAADLLISGTYPLDDSERILDLLEISLPVKVRRFTRYWVSVEAKA, encoded by the coding sequence CGCCGGCAACAGGCCTGGCAGCATTGGCTTGAGGCCCACAGCGAACACCGCCGCGCCTGGGAACACATCCAGCGGGTCAACGCCCGCCTGCGCGGGCTGTCCTCGCCGCTGGCCCACGCTGCGCTGAACGCACCGCGCTCCGCCGGGCGGCGCCAGGCGCTCAAGTTGCTGCTGTTGCTGGGGGCGGGCTCTGCCCTCACCTGGGGCGTGCGCGAACACAATCCCTTGCCGTCGCTGCTGGCCGACTACCGCACCCCGGTCGGTGCACGGCGCCGGTTCGCGCTGCCGTCCGGCGGCCAGTTGCAGCTCAACACCGCCAGCGCCGCCGATGTCCGGGCCGATGGCCCGCAACCGCGCATCCGCCTGCTGGAAGGCGAAATCCTGCTGACCGCCGCCCGCGCCATTGAGGTACAGACCGCCCACGGCCTGCTGACGGCCCGGGGCGCGCGGCTCAACGTGCGCCAGTTCGCCGACCGCACCCAGGTGGCGCTGTTCGAAGGCCAAGTCGAACTGGCCGCCGGCGAAGGGGCACCGGTGCCGCTGCCGGTGGCCCGGCAACTGAGCTTCAGCCACACCTCGGTCGGCGCGGCGCAACCGCTGGACGCCAACAGCGGCGCCTGGGCCGACGGCATGCTGGTGGCGGCGCACATGCGCCTGGGCGATTTCCTCGATGAGCTGGGCCGCTACCGGCGCGGCCAACTGCATTGCGACAGCAAGGCCGCCGACCTGCTGATCTCCGGCACCTATCCGCTGGACGACAGCGAACGGATCCTCGACCTGCTGGAAATCAGCCTGCCGGTGAAGGTGAGGCGCTTCACCCGCTATTGGGTCAGCGTCGAAGCCAAGGCCTGA
- a CDS encoding HPF/RaiA family ribosome-associated protein — translation MQIQVNSDNHVQSSKRLEEWVRTTIESTLERYEEDLTRVEVHLGDENGDKPGPHDMRCQLEARPKGHQPISVTHKADTLEQAIEGASTKLEHALEHLYGKLRAKRANVVRLERGTHADRLLEEEFLENEQAAING, via the coding sequence ATGCAAATCCAAGTCAACAGCGACAACCATGTTCAAAGCAGCAAGCGACTGGAGGAGTGGGTACGTACAACCATTGAGAGCACGCTCGAACGTTATGAGGAAGACCTGACCCGCGTGGAAGTCCACCTGGGCGACGAGAACGGCGACAAGCCAGGTCCCCATGACATGCGCTGCCAGCTGGAAGCGCGGCCAAAAGGCCATCAACCGATTTCCGTGACCCACAAAGCCGATACGCTGGAACAGGCGATCGAAGGGGCCAGCACCAAACTGGAACATGCACTGGAGCACCTGTACGGCAAGCTGCGGGCCAAACGCGCCAATGTGGTGAGGCTCGAACGCGGCACCCATGCCGACCGGCTGCTGGAGGAAGAATTCCTGGAGAACGAACAGGCAGCGATCAACGGCTGA
- a CDS encoding LysR substrate-binding domain-containing protein — MSRQLHAQTYVWLQVFSCAARHLSFTRCAEELHITPGAVSQQIRQLEERLGLRLFHRRARGVELSAEGQRLAMTVNEAYGSIDAELRRLDAGMISGILRVRSIPSFLSKWLTPRLPRLQQRYPDIQLRLVAEDSSVPLHEGDFDLAIDLNDGSYPGLLSTALLDEQIFPVCAPGLLRGRPPLHGPADLVHFPLLHDITAWRGSYEYAEWEFYLDAIGFEGADVRRGHTFNRNHLTIEAAIAGMGVAIARRTLLNDELERGTLIVPFGQSVPNHKRYVLLYAPGALSHPGVRAVHDWLVEEAGIFRGLHPLNDGSL; from the coding sequence ATGAGTCGTCAATTGCATGCCCAGACTTACGTCTGGCTGCAGGTGTTTTCCTGTGCCGCCCGGCACCTGTCGTTCACCCGTTGCGCCGAGGAGTTGCACATCACCCCAGGGGCGGTGAGCCAGCAGATCCGCCAACTGGAGGAACGTCTGGGGCTGCGCCTGTTCCATCGCCGGGCCCGGGGCGTGGAGCTCAGCGCCGAGGGCCAGCGGCTGGCGATGACGGTCAACGAGGCCTACGGCAGCATCGACGCGGAGCTGCGCCGGCTCGATGCGGGCATGATCAGCGGGATCCTGCGGGTGCGCTCGATTCCCTCGTTCCTCAGCAAATGGCTGACGCCGCGCCTGCCGCGCCTGCAGCAGCGCTACCCGGACATCCAGCTGCGGCTGGTGGCGGAGGACAGCAGCGTGCCGCTGCACGAGGGAGACTTCGACCTGGCCATCGACCTGAACGACGGCAGCTATCCGGGGCTGTTGTCCACAGCGCTGCTCGACGAGCAGATCTTTCCGGTGTGCGCACCGGGCCTGCTGCGCGGGCGGCCGCCGCTGCACGGCCCGGCGGACCTGGTGCATTTTCCGCTGCTGCACGACATCACCGCCTGGCGCGGCAGCTACGAATACGCGGAATGGGAGTTCTACCTCGATGCCATCGGCTTCGAAGGCGCCGACGTGCGGCGCGGGCATACGTTCAACCGCAACCACCTGACCATCGAGGCGGCCATCGCCGGGATGGGCGTGGCCATCGCCCGGCGCACCTTGCTCAACGACGAACTGGAGCGGGGCACGCTGATCGTGCCGTTCGGCCAGTCGGTGCCCAACCACAAGCGCTATGTGCTGCTGTACGCGCCGGGGGCGCTGAGCCATCCGGGCGTGCGCGCGGTGCATGACTGGCTGGTGGAGGAGGCGGGCATTTTCCGGGGCCTGCACCCGTTGAACGACGGGAGTTTGTGA
- a CDS encoding L-serine ammonia-lyase yields MAISVFDLFKVGIGPSSSHTVGPMRAAATFVQALTDRRLLNDVERVEVRLYGSLSATGVGHATDRASVMGLMGEWPDSIDPTTIEPRIQRLRETGQLSLAGQRSIAFNWQHDLLLLDESLPYHPNAMSLTAFAATGELFSQTYYSVGGGFIVEAAEAESGTAAAGEVSLPYDFSSAVELLALCKQHNLRVSELMMANERAWRSDAEIRQGLLRIWSVMRECVEQGLRHEGVLPGGLNIPRRAAKLHRSLLEIGKPNVISSTLSAMEWVNLFALAVNEENAAGGRMVTAPTNGAAGIIPAVLHYFMKFNPQASDDDVVAFFLGAAAVGILCKKNASISGAEVGCQGEVGSACAMAAAGLAEVLGATPEQLENAAEIGLEHNLGLTCDPVGGLVQVPCIERNAIAAVKAINATQMALRGDGKHFISLDRVIRTMRDTGADMHDKYKETSRGGLAVSWVEC; encoded by the coding sequence ATGGCTATCAGTGTTTTCGATCTGTTCAAAGTCGGCATCGGTCCGTCCAGTTCCCATACCGTCGGCCCCATGCGCGCCGCCGCGACCTTCGTCCAGGCCCTGACCGACCGTCGTCTGCTCAACGATGTCGAGCGGGTGGAAGTGCGCCTGTACGGCTCGCTGTCCGCCACCGGCGTCGGCCACGCCACCGACCGCGCCAGCGTCATGGGCCTGATGGGCGAATGGCCGGACAGCATCGACCCGACCACCATCGAGCCGCGCATTCAGCGGCTGCGCGAGACCGGCCAACTGTCCCTCGCCGGCCAACGGTCGATCGCCTTCAACTGGCAACACGATCTCCTGCTGCTGGACGAGAGCCTGCCCTACCACCCCAACGCCATGTCGCTGACAGCCTTTGCCGCGACGGGCGAGCTGTTCAGCCAAACGTACTACTCGGTGGGCGGCGGTTTCATCGTCGAGGCGGCCGAGGCCGAATCCGGCACGGCAGCGGCCGGCGAAGTGAGCTTGCCCTACGACTTCTCCAGCGCCGTCGAACTGCTGGCCCTGTGCAAGCAGCACAACCTGCGGGTGTCCGAACTGATGATGGCCAACGAACGGGCCTGGCGCAGCGACGCCGAGATCCGCCAGGGCCTGCTGCGCATCTGGTCGGTGATGCGTGAATGCGTCGAGCAGGGCCTGCGCCATGAAGGCGTGCTGCCCGGCGGCCTGAACATTCCCCGCCGTGCGGCGAAACTGCACCGCAGCCTGCTGGAGATCGGCAAACCCAATGTGATCAGCTCGACGCTGTCGGCGATGGAATGGGTCAACCTGTTCGCCCTCGCCGTCAACGAAGAGAACGCCGCCGGCGGGCGCATGGTCACCGCGCCGACCAACGGCGCCGCGGGGATCATCCCCGCGGTCCTGCACTACTTCATGAAATTCAATCCGCAGGCGTCGGACGACGACGTGGTGGCGTTCTTCCTGGGGGCCGCCGCCGTCGGCATCCTGTGCAAGAAAAACGCCTCGATCTCCGGCGCCGAAGTCGGCTGCCAGGGCGAAGTCGGTTCGGCCTGCGCCATGGCGGCGGCGGGCCTGGCCGAAGTGCTCGGCGCCACCCCGGAGCAACTGGAGAACGCCGCCGAAATCGGCCTGGAGCACAACCTCGGCCTGACCTGCGACCCGGTCGGCGGCCTGGTGCAGGTGCCGTGCATCGAACGCAACGCCATCGCCGCCGTGAAGGCGATCAACGCCACGCAGATGGCCCTGCGCGGCGACGGCAAACACTTCATTTCTCTCGACCGGGTGATCCGCACCATGCGCGATACCGGCGCCGACATGCATGACAAATACAAAGAGACTTCACGGGGCGGCCTGGCCGTGAGCTGGGTGGAGTGCTGA
- a CDS encoding serine/threonine transporter has product MTDVRTPAAENPAADLTRHCEAARQGWSKADTTWMLGLYGTAIGAGTLFLPINAGVGGFWPMLILALLAFPMTFFAHRGLTRFVLSGRSGDITEVVEEHFGTGAGKLITLLYFFAIFPILLVYSVALTNTLSSFLEHQLHIAPPPRAVLSLALILGLMAIVRCGQGVIVKAMSVLVYPFVAALLLLGLSLIPNWNGAFFASARDAMPMSVFLKTLWLAIPVMVFSFNHSPIISAFALDQKQRYGARAERKSSGILAMAHGMMVVTVMFFCFSCVLALSPADLAAAKAQNISILSYLANHFQTPVIAYAAPLIALVAITKSFLGHYIGASEGFQGMIVKSLRGRGRAVSAGWLNRATALFMILSCWAVATFNPSILGMIETLGGPVIACLLFLMPMYAIRRVPALRPHSGQASNVFVVLVGLIALSAIIFSFLP; this is encoded by the coding sequence ATGACCGATGTACGTACACCCGCTGCCGAAAACCCCGCTGCAGACCTCACACGTCACTGCGAAGCCGCCCGCCAAGGCTGGAGCAAAGCCGACACGACCTGGATGCTGGGCCTGTACGGCACGGCGATCGGCGCCGGCACGCTGTTCCTGCCGATCAACGCCGGCGTCGGCGGCTTCTGGCCGATGCTGATCCTGGCGCTGCTGGCCTTCCCGATGACCTTCTTCGCCCACCGCGGCCTGACCCGCTTCGTGCTGTCCGGACGCTCCGGCGACATCACCGAAGTGGTGGAAGAACATTTCGGCACCGGGGCCGGCAAACTGATCACCCTTTTGTACTTCTTCGCGATCTTCCCGATCCTGCTGGTGTACAGCGTGGCGCTGACCAACACCCTGAGCAGCTTCCTCGAACACCAGCTGCACATCGCCCCGCCACCGCGGGCGGTGCTGTCGCTAGCGCTGATCCTGGGCCTGATGGCCATCGTACGCTGCGGCCAGGGCGTGATCGTCAAGGCCATGAGCGTGCTGGTCTATCCGTTCGTCGCAGCGTTGCTGCTGCTGGGCCTGAGCCTGATCCCGAACTGGAACGGCGCGTTCTTCGCCAGCGCCCGGGACGCCATGCCGATGTCGGTGTTCCTCAAGACCCTGTGGCTGGCGATCCCGGTGATGGTGTTCTCGTTCAACCACTCGCCGATCATTTCCGCCTTCGCCCTCGACCAGAAGCAGCGCTACGGCGCCCGGGCCGAACGCAAGAGCAGCGGCATCCTGGCCATGGCCCACGGCATGATGGTGGTGACGGTGATGTTCTTCTGCTTCAGCTGCGTGCTGGCGCTGTCGCCGGCGGACCTGGCGGCGGCCAAGGCGCAGAACATCTCGATCCTGTCGTACCTGGCCAACCACTTCCAGACCCCGGTCATCGCCTACGCCGCGCCGCTGATTGCGCTGGTGGCGATCACCAAGTCCTTCCTGGGCCATTACATCGGCGCCAGCGAAGGCTTCCAGGGCATGATCGTCAAGAGCCTGCGCGGACGTGGCCGGGCGGTGTCCGCCGGTTGGCTGAACCGCGCGACAGCGCTGTTCATGATCCTCAGCTGCTGGGCCGTGGCGACGTTCAACCCGAGCATCCTGGGGATGATCGAAACCCTCGGGGGGCCGGTGATCGCCTGCCTGCTGTTCCTGATGCCGATGTACGCCATCCGCCGCGTGCCGGCCTTGCGCCCGCACTCGGGCCAGGCCTCGAACGTGTTCGTGGTGCTGGTCGGCCTGATTGCACTGTCGGCGATCATCTTTTCGTTCCTGCCCTGA
- a CDS encoding DUF3509 domain-containing protein, translating to MDNPFQIITDAFAPDYQINLSIQGLDGSIMLTLSKNGRVAAKRMISAEQRNDPKRLTRLVQSIQFGIAIEQGHSALAILEAMTHGDALPVPPRSNGPVRPASRL from the coding sequence ATGGACAATCCTTTTCAGATCATTACCGATGCCTTCGCGCCGGACTATCAGATCAACCTGAGCATTCAGGGCCTGGACGGCAGCATCATGCTGACCCTCTCCAAAAACGGCCGGGTCGCGGCCAAGCGCATGATCAGCGCCGAACAGCGCAACGACCCCAAACGCCTCACGCGTCTGGTGCAGAGCATTCAGTTCGGCATCGCCATCGAGCAGGGCCACAGCGCCCTGGCCATCCTCGAAGCGATGACCCACGGCGACGCCTTGCCTGTGCCGCCCCGCAGCAATGGCCCGGTGCGGCCGGCGAGCCGGCTTTAG